The Sphingopyxis sp. TUF1 genome segment TGCGCGAACTGGTCGAGCGCAGAAAGATTGAGGCTCGCGGCGCCGGGATTCTCCTTGACCCACGCGCGCTTGAGCAAATCCGCAAAGGCCGCGCGCTGGTCGTCGGCGACGGTGACGATGCGCCAGGGGGCGAGCTTGCCATGGTCGGGCGTGCGCAGCGCGAGTTCGATGATCGCGCGAAGCTGCGCGGCGTCGGGGCCGGGCGCGACCATTTCGCGCGCTTTGCCCGAGCGGCGGGTCGCGAGGTGGGCGAGGAGCGAGGAGGTGTCGTTGAACATCGCGGCCATGTGGCCTTTTGCGACGGCGAGCGCAAGTGTTGCGAACGGTTCGCAACATTATGCCGCGCGATCACGATAGTTTCGCGCGCAATTAGATTCTTCCCATACGCAATTTTCGCGCTAGGTTGCCCCATTCGCGCGGCGGGGAGCCGCGCCCACGATAATCGGGAAAAGGGACGCTTTGATGAAAGACATGAGCCTCTGGCAGGAGGGCGACTGGATCGCGGCCATCGCGCTGATCGTATTAGCGGGTTTCCTGAGCATCGGTGCGCTGATCGCCACCAGCCGGAAACCCGAGTTCGCAGGCCACCCCAAGGGCCTCTACATGCTTTTCTTCGCCGAAATGTGGGAGCGTTTCTCCTATTATGGCATGCGCGCCATCCTGATTTTCTATCTGACGCAGCACTGGCTGTTCAGCGACAGCAAATCGAGCCTGATCTATGGGGCCTATACCAGCCTCGTTTATATTACTCCGGTGCTCGGCGGCTATCTGGCCGACCGTTATCTGGGCCAGCGCAAGGCGGTGCTGTTCGGTGGCCTGCTGCTGGCCGCGGGGCACAGCCTGATGGCGGTCGAGGGCGTTGGCGGGCAGGATGATCCGACGATCAACGTCTTCTGGGCCGCGCTGGCCTTCATCATCGTCGGATCGGGCTTTTTGAAAGCCAATATCTCGGTGATGGTCGGGCAGCTTTACAAGCTCACTGATACGCGCCGCGACGGCGCCTATACGATCTTTTACATGGGCATCAACGTCGGCGCGGCGCTCGGCACGATCCTGGTCGCCTATCTTGGCCAGACGATCGGCTGGGGCTTTGGATTCGGCCTTGCGGGCATCGGGATGCTCGCGGGTCTGGTCGTGTTCGTGCTGGGCAAGGGCGTGCTGAACGGCGCGGGCGAAGCGCCGGCGCCGCTCGCGAAATCGCGCGAAATGACGATCTACGCGATCGGTTTTGCGTCGGTCGCGGTGATCTGGGCGCTCGTGCAATATCAGGATGTGATCCAGTCGTTGCTCGTCGTCTCGGGCATCGCGCTCCTCGGCTACGTTCTTTACGAGAGTTTGAAGCTCGAAAAGGAACCGCGCGAGCGCATGTTCGCGATCCTGTTCCTTATCAGCCTCAATCCGCTGTTCTGGGGCCTGTTCGAACAGGCGGGCGGGTCGATGAACCTGTTCACCGATCGTTTCGTCGATCGCAGCGGCGTGCCCGCGGGCATCTTCCAGTCGATCAACCCGATCATCATCATCCTGGTCGCGCCGATCTTTGCCGCGCTCTGGGTATGGCTCGGCAAGCGCGGCGCGGAGCCTTCGGCGCCCGCCAAGTTCGGCCTGGCGCTCGCGCAGATGGGGCTGGCCAACCTTGTCCTGGTGTGGGGTGCCGAGGCCTATGGCGTCGCCGCGATGACGCCGGTGTTTCTGGTGTTCGCTTATTATTTCTTCGCGACGACCGGCGAACTCTGTCTCAGCCCGGTGGGACTGAGCGCGATGAACCGGCTGGCGCCGAGCTTCCTTGCGTCGCTCATTATGGGCGCATGGTTCTATATGACCGCGGTCGGCAATTTCGTGGCGGGCAAGATCGGCGAGGCGACCGGCGGTCACGACGGGCAGATGACCAAGCAGGGCCTGCTCGAC includes the following:
- a CDS encoding peptide MFS transporter, which encodes MKDMSLWQEGDWIAAIALIVLAGFLSIGALIATSRKPEFAGHPKGLYMLFFAEMWERFSYYGMRAILIFYLTQHWLFSDSKSSLIYGAYTSLVYITPVLGGYLADRYLGQRKAVLFGGLLLAAGHSLMAVEGVGGQDDPTINVFWAALAFIIVGSGFLKANISVMVGQLYKLTDTRRDGAYTIFYMGINVGAALGTILVAYLGQTIGWGFGFGLAGIGMLAGLVVFVLGKGVLNGAGEAPAPLAKSREMTIYAIGFASVAVIWALVQYQDVIQSLLVVSGIALLGYVLYESLKLEKEPRERMFAILFLISLNPLFWGLFEQAGGSMNLFTDRFVDRSGVPAGIFQSINPIIIILVAPIFAALWVWLGKRGAEPSAPAKFGLALAQMGLANLVLVWGAEAYGVAAMTPVFLVFAYYFFATTGELCLSPVGLSAMNRLAPSFLASLIMGAWFYMTAVGNFVAGKIGEATGGHDGQMTKQGLLDIYELFGWISIGAAVAVLLVSPIVKRWMHLDTLRDRDDGLAGVGEAEAQAAGIHPEPKRA